Proteins from one Brevibacillus humidisoli genomic window:
- a CDS encoding alpha/beta hydrolase: protein MQMRSIHFYSEGFKLDGTVYLPDDYKPGEKRPAIIPNSGYQGFNEFYPRLFAKNLTEAGYVCLGFDYRGFAQSEGEKGRVILDEQVEDIKNAITFLQVQEEVDPEQIGLIGWGMGASNVVRVAAADKRVKAVAALNGFFDGERWLRSIHSYVDWHNIVQMIEEDRIHRVTTGKSQLADPFIHYPLDPATDDYVQKELAILSPFGKQTQLQFTESIATMNAEKVVADISPRPLFVAHGKDNLLHPLNESLALYEAAQEPKQLYLIEGKHNDFMYHEHPVFQALIAQLKQFFHQHLG, encoded by the coding sequence ATGCAAATGCGCTCCATTCATTTCTACAGCGAAGGTTTTAAACTGGACGGTACCGTCTATTTGCCGGACGATTATAAACCGGGTGAAAAAAGGCCAGCGATCATTCCCAATTCGGGGTACCAGGGATTTAACGAATTCTACCCTCGCCTGTTTGCCAAAAATCTAACAGAAGCCGGATATGTCTGCCTCGGGTTTGATTATCGCGGATTTGCCCAGAGTGAAGGGGAAAAGGGCAGAGTGATTCTGGATGAACAGGTGGAAGACATCAAAAACGCGATTACCTTCCTGCAAGTTCAGGAGGAGGTAGACCCGGAGCAAATCGGATTGATTGGTTGGGGCATGGGGGCTTCTAACGTTGTTCGGGTCGCCGCTGCTGACAAGCGGGTAAAAGCCGTGGCTGCACTCAATGGATTCTTTGACGGGGAGAGATGGCTCCGATCGATTCATTCTTACGTCGATTGGCACAATATTGTGCAGATGATCGAAGAGGACAGGATTCATCGGGTGACAACCGGGAAATCACAGTTGGCTGATCCGTTTATCCACTATCCGCTCGATCCGGCGACAGACGACTACGTGCAGAAAGAACTGGCCATTCTGTCACCGTTTGGCAAACAAACGCAGCTGCAATTTACGGAGTCGATTGCGACGATGAACGCAGAGAAAGTGGTAGCTGACATTTCCCCACGCCCGCTGTTCGTCGCCCATGGAAAAGATAATTTGCTTCACCCACTAAACGAGTCACTCGCTTTATACGAAGCTGCGCAGGAGCCGAAGCAATTGTACCTGATCGAAGGCAAACACAATGATTTCATGTATCACGAACACCCTGTATTCCAGGCATTGATCGCACAATTGAAACAGTTCTTTCATCAGCATCTGGGATAA